The following coding sequences lie in one Stenotrophomonas rhizophila genomic window:
- a CDS encoding DUF2059 domain-containing protein: protein MLLIRSLAIATTPRRALTRVGLVLALGLAAIAPAVAAPPSDADINRLLAASRAQTMLDSMLPQIEAMQRQQFQQVAQQRQLDAQQQEQMKRMEARTTQTIRQALSWQQLRPMYVDLYKKSFSKEDVLAMAEFYESSAGQSLLDKTPALMQNVMVAIQEKMQPLFVDLQKDLEAIMNEAPAPTPPPAR, encoded by the coding sequence ATGCTTTTGATCCGCTCCCTGGCCATTGCCACCACTCCCCGCCGTGCGCTGACCCGTGTCGGCCTTGTCCTGGCGCTCGGCCTGGCCGCGATCGCGCCGGCAGTGGCCGCGCCGCCGTCCGATGCCGACATCAACCGGCTGCTGGCCGCCTCACGTGCGCAGACCATGCTGGACAGCATGCTGCCGCAGATCGAGGCGATGCAGCGCCAGCAGTTCCAGCAGGTGGCCCAGCAGCGCCAGCTGGACGCGCAGCAGCAGGAACAGATGAAGCGGATGGAGGCACGCACCACCCAGACCATCCGCCAGGCGCTGTCGTGGCAGCAGCTGCGGCCGATGTACGTGGACCTGTACAAGAAGAGCTTCAGCAAGGAAGACGTACTGGCGATGGCCGAGTTCTACGAGAGCTCGGCCGGCCAGAGCCTGCTCGACAAGACCCCGGCGCTGATGCAGAACGTGATGGTGGCCATCCAGGAAAAGATGCAGCCGCTGTTCGTGGACCTGCAGAAGGACCTCGAGGCGATCATGAACGAGGCGCCGGCGCCGACGCCGCCGCCCGCCCGGTAA
- a CDS encoding pseudouridine synthase, producing the protein MNDTDTDSALPATADAAPLQLLHVDDRLAVVNKPAGLMVHDSKLARGEDDFLADRLREQLGKPIFLVHRLDRATSGCLLLAFDRESASVLGKALMGGDVTKDYLAICRGWPAEEAFTVDHDLDGGPGKPVKKQAITHFQRVAVGEIAVPVGEFDTSRYALLRCQPQTGRFRQIRRHLKHLSHHLIGDTSHGDGRHNRSFRMQGIHRMLLHAERLRFPHPDGTAMDVSAPVDGEFRKAMDLLGWDAV; encoded by the coding sequence GTGAACGATACCGATACCGACAGCGCACTCCCCGCCACCGCCGACGCGGCCCCGCTGCAGCTGCTGCACGTGGACGATCGCCTGGCCGTGGTCAACAAGCCCGCCGGGCTGATGGTCCACGACAGCAAACTGGCCCGTGGCGAAGACGACTTCCTCGCCGACCGCCTGCGCGAGCAGCTCGGCAAGCCGATCTTCCTCGTGCATCGTCTGGACCGTGCCACCAGTGGCTGCCTGCTGCTGGCCTTCGACCGCGAAAGCGCCAGCGTGCTGGGCAAGGCGCTGATGGGCGGTGACGTGACCAAGGACTATCTGGCCATCTGCCGCGGTTGGCCGGCCGAGGAGGCGTTCACCGTCGACCACGACCTCGACGGTGGTCCGGGCAAGCCGGTCAAGAAACAGGCCATCACCCATTTCCAGCGCGTGGCCGTGGGCGAGATCGCCGTGCCCGTCGGCGAGTTCGACACCTCGCGCTATGCGCTGCTGCGCTGCCAGCCGCAGACCGGCCGCTTCCGCCAGATCCGCCGCCACCTCAAGCACCTGTCGCATCACCTGATCGGCGACACCAGCCATGGTGATGGACGGCACAACCGCAGCTTCCGCATGCAGGGCATCCACCGCATGCTGCTGCACGCCGAACGCCTGCGCTTCCCGCACCCCGATGGCACCGCGATGGATGTCAGCGCCCCGGTGGACGGTGAGTTCCGCAAGGCGATGGATCTGTTGGGGTGGGATGCGGTTTGA
- the ubiB gene encoding ubiquinone biosynthesis regulatory protein kinase UbiB, which produces MKAMFRATRIGRVILRYRLDDLLEGTVAERWLRVAKPFVPRASADIAAQSRGARLRLALQDLGPIFVKFGQILSTRRDLIPADIANELTLLQDRVKPFDGATAQRIVEQALGRPVSEAFASFDLQPLASASIAQVHAATLADGRQVVVKVLRPDIEKQIGADIALLNSAAALVERTHPRADKIRPREVVAEVENTLAAELDLQREGANASVLRRNWVDSDDLYVPEVIWSHTAERALTLERVWGIPSDDIAALDKAGIDRKALAAKGVRVFYTQVFRDNFFHADAHAGNIWVDIDPARRDNPRFIALDFGIMGQLSEQDQYYLAENFMAIFNKDYRRMAELHVEAGWMPNNVRIDELEAAARSVCEPYFTRPLSQISLAEVLIKLFRVAQRYELTLQPQLILLQKTLLNIEGVGRQLDPELDIWAVARPVLERILRERYSPRRVLKELRKRLPEIMTHTPDMPRLVHAWLKQQVEGGHELSMRSQDLVALNTNLQKLQKRAVAAIAGVGLLIVAAVLYGMQPGGWYFGDAPVWSWVSGAAGLFSLASAWWRR; this is translated from the coding sequence ATGAAGGCGATGTTCCGCGCCACCCGCATTGGCCGCGTGATCCTGCGTTACCGCCTGGACGACCTGCTGGAAGGCACCGTGGCCGAGCGCTGGCTGCGCGTGGCCAAGCCGTTCGTGCCGCGCGCCTCGGCCGACATCGCCGCCCAGTCGCGCGGCGCGCGCCTGCGCCTGGCGCTGCAGGACCTCGGCCCGATCTTCGTCAAGTTCGGGCAGATCCTGTCCACCCGCCGCGACCTGATCCCGGCCGACATCGCCAACGAACTCACCCTGCTGCAGGACCGGGTGAAGCCGTTTGACGGTGCCACCGCGCAGCGCATCGTCGAGCAGGCGCTGGGCCGCCCGGTCAGTGAGGCGTTCGCCAGCTTCGACCTGCAGCCGCTGGCCTCGGCCTCGATCGCGCAGGTGCATGCGGCCACCCTCGCCGATGGCCGCCAGGTGGTGGTCAAGGTGCTGCGCCCCGACATTGAAAAGCAGATCGGCGCCGATATCGCGCTGCTCAACTCCGCTGCCGCGCTGGTCGAGCGCACCCACCCGCGCGCCGACAAGATCCGCCCGCGCGAAGTGGTGGCCGAAGTGGAGAACACCCTGGCCGCCGAACTGGACCTGCAGCGCGAAGGCGCCAATGCCAGCGTGCTGCGCCGCAACTGGGTCGACTCGGACGACCTGTACGTACCGGAAGTGATCTGGAGCCACACCGCCGAGCGCGCGCTCACCCTGGAACGGGTGTGGGGCATTCCGTCGGACGACATCGCCGCGCTCGACAAGGCCGGCATCGACCGCAAGGCACTGGCCGCCAAGGGCGTACGGGTGTTCTACACCCAGGTGTTCCGCGACAACTTCTTCCATGCCGATGCGCACGCCGGCAACATCTGGGTCGACATCGATCCGGCCCGGCGTGACAACCCGCGCTTCATCGCGCTGGACTTCGGCATCATGGGCCAGCTGTCCGAGCAGGATCAGTACTACCTCGCCGAAAACTTCATGGCCATCTTCAACAAGGACTACCGGCGCATGGCCGAGCTCCACGTTGAAGCCGGCTGGATGCCCAACAACGTGCGCATCGACGAGCTGGAAGCGGCGGCGCGTTCGGTATGCGAACCGTATTTCACCCGCCCGCTGTCGCAGATCTCGCTGGCCGAAGTACTGATCAAGCTGTTCCGCGTGGCGCAGCGCTACGAGCTGACCCTGCAGCCGCAGCTGATCCTGCTGCAGAAGACCCTGCTCAACATCGAAGGCGTGGGCCGCCAGCTCGACCCGGAGCTGGACATCTGGGCGGTGGCACGGCCGGTGCTGGAACGCATCCTGCGCGAGCGTTACAGCCCGCGCCGGGTGCTGAAGGAGCTGCGCAAGCGGCTGCCGGAAATCATGACCCACACCCCCGACATGCCGCGCCTGGTGCACGCCTGGTTGAAGCAGCAGGTGGAAGGCGGGCACGAGCTGTCGATGCGCTCGCAGGACCTGGTGGCGCTCAACACCAACCTGCAGAAGCTGCAGAAGCGCGCGGTGGCGGCGATCGCCGGTGTCGGCCTGTTGATCGTGGCGGCGGTGCTGTACGGCATGCAGCCGGGCGGCTGGTACTTCGGCGATGCGCCGGTATGGAGCTGGGTGAGCGGCGCGGCCGGCCTGTTCTCGCTGGCCAGTGCGTGGTGGCGGCGCTGA
- a CDS encoding ubiquinone biosynthesis accessory factor UbiJ — MARSLLSSLKPLAGNALQLALNRALALDPDTRGALAALDGRHIALTLESPALAMRIGVDGERLTVGPVDPQQEPDLAVRSTLGGVLAQLPFLANARRGGTAPAGRVKVSGDAELARRLQQLASRFDPDWQQPFVRVFGEVLGVQVANSLRSALQHARRGASDLAHSAAEFVTEESRDVVPRAELEAFHDDVDVMRDDVERITVRVQRLRQVRA, encoded by the coding sequence ATGGCCCGTTCCCTCCTCAGTTCCCTCAAGCCGCTGGCCGGCAATGCGCTGCAGCTGGCGCTCAACCGCGCGCTGGCGCTGGACCCGGACACCCGGGGCGCACTGGCCGCGCTGGATGGCCGCCACATCGCGCTCACCCTGGAATCGCCCGCGCTGGCGATGCGGATCGGGGTGGACGGGGAGCGGCTGACGGTGGGCCCGGTGGACCCGCAGCAGGAACCGGACCTGGCGGTGCGCAGCACGCTGGGTGGGGTGCTGGCGCAACTGCCGTTCCTGGCCAATGCACGCCGTGGCGGCACCGCCCCGGCCGGGCGGGTCAAGGTTTCCGGCGATGCCGAGCTGGCGCGTCGCCTGCAGCAGCTGGCGAGCCGTTTCGATCCGGACTGGCAGCAGCCGTTCGTGCGTGTGTTCGGCGAGGTGCTGGGGGTGCAGGTGGCCAACAGCCTGCGTTCGGCGCTGCAGCACGCGCGCCGCGGCGCGTCCGACCTGGCGCACAGCGCCGCTGAATTTGTCACCGAGGAGTCCCGCGACGTGGTACCGCGAGCAGAACTGGAAGCCTTCCACGACGACGTGGATGTGATGCGCGACGATGTGGAACGCATTACCGTGCGCGTGCAGCGCCTGCGCCAGGTGCGCGCATGA
- the ddlA gene encoding D-alanine--D-alanine ligase encodes MGKTRVGIIFGGRSAEHEVSLQSAKNIVDALDKERFDVTLIGIDKQGQWHVSDPQAFLLHAEDPARIALNPSGNAVAVHPGVARQQLVPTDPATALEQIDVVFPIVHGTLGEDGSLQGLLRMANLPFVGAGVLGSAVAMDKDVAKRLLRDAGLAVAPFVCFNRASAANADYAALVAQLGAPLFVKPANQGSSVGVSKVHTAQQFHEALALALSYDHKALVETAIDGREIECAVLGNETPEASVCGEVVVHDEFYSYDTKYISEHGADVVVPAAISDADQQRIRAIAVRAYQALDCAGLARVDVFLGRDGEVVINEINTLPGFTRISMYPKLWAASGLGYTALITRLLELALERHAGERALQSSITTTA; translated from the coding sequence ATGGGCAAGACGCGGGTAGGCATCATTTTCGGTGGCCGTTCGGCCGAGCATGAAGTGTCGTTGCAGTCGGCGAAGAACATCGTCGATGCGCTGGACAAGGAACGGTTCGACGTCACCCTGATCGGCATCGACAAGCAGGGCCAGTGGCATGTGAGCGACCCGCAGGCCTTCCTGCTGCACGCCGAGGACCCGGCGCGGATCGCGCTGAACCCCTCGGGCAATGCGGTGGCCGTGCATCCGGGCGTGGCGCGCCAGCAGCTGGTGCCCACCGACCCGGCCACCGCGCTGGAACAGATCGACGTGGTGTTCCCCATCGTGCACGGCACGCTGGGCGAGGACGGCTCGCTGCAGGGCCTGCTACGCATGGCCAACCTGCCGTTCGTGGGCGCTGGCGTGCTCGGGTCGGCGGTGGCGATGGACAAGGACGTGGCCAAACGCCTGCTGCGTGATGCCGGCCTGGCCGTGGCCCCGTTCGTCTGCTTCAACCGCGCCAGCGCAGCCAACGCCGACTACGCGGCCCTGGTGGCGCAGCTGGGCGCGCCACTGTTCGTCAAACCGGCCAACCAGGGCTCGTCGGTGGGCGTGAGCAAGGTGCACACCGCGCAGCAGTTCCATGAGGCACTGGCGCTGGCGCTGTCCTACGACCACAAGGCACTGGTGGAAACGGCCATCGACGGCCGCGAGATCGAGTGCGCGGTGCTGGGCAATGAAACGCCGGAGGCCAGCGTCTGCGGCGAGGTGGTGGTGCACGACGAATTCTATTCGTACGACACCAAGTACATCAGCGAGCACGGCGCCGACGTGGTGGTGCCGGCGGCGATCAGCGACGCCGACCAGCAGCGTATCCGCGCCATTGCCGTGCGTGCCTACCAGGCCCTGGACTGCGCCGGGCTGGCGCGGGTGGATGTGTTCCTCGGCCGCGATGGCGAGGTGGTCATCAACGAGATCAACACCCTGCCCGGCTTCACCCGGATCAGCATGTATCCCAAGCTGTGGGCGGCCAGCGGGCTGGGCTACACCGCCTTGATCACCCGCCTGCTGGAACTGGCGCTGGAGCGGCATGCGGGCGAACGTGCGCTGCAGAGCTCCATTACGACGACGGCCTGA
- a CDS encoding DUF1328 domain-containing protein — protein sequence MLHYAVIFFVIAIIAAVLGFSGIAGAASNIAWILFVVFLILAVVSMFRKRG from the coding sequence ATGCTGCATTACGCCGTAATCTTTTTCGTCATCGCCATCATCGCGGCGGTGCTCGGCTTCTCCGGCATCGCCGGCGCTGCCAGTAACATTGCCTGGATCCTGTTTGTGGTGTTCCTGATCCTGGCGGTGGTGTCGATGTTCCGCAAGCGAGGGTAG
- the oleD gene encoding 2-alkyl-3-oxoalkanoate reductase produces MKILVTGGGGFLGQALCRGLVQRGHQVLSFNRGDYPPLAALGVGQIRGDLADADAVRHAVAGVDAVFHNGAKAGAWGSYDSYFQANVVGTDNVIAACREHGVGKLIYTSTPSVTHRATHPVEGLGADEVPYGEDFQAPYAATKTLAEQRVLAANDATLATVALRPRLIWGPGDQQLVPRLAERARAGRLRFVGDGTNLVDTTYIDNAALAHFLAFEHLAPGAACAGKAYFISNGEPLPMRELLNKLMAAVGAPAVEKSISFKTAYRIGAVAERLWPLLRLRGEPPMTRFLAEQLCTPHWYSMEPARRDFGYVPQVSIDEGLTRLKSSSRAEGAITS; encoded by the coding sequence ATGAAGATCCTGGTGACCGGTGGTGGTGGCTTCCTCGGGCAGGCGCTGTGCCGCGGGCTGGTGCAGCGTGGCCACCAGGTGCTCAGTTTCAACCGGGGCGATTACCCGCCGCTGGCCGCGCTGGGCGTGGGCCAGATCCGCGGCGACCTGGCCGACGCCGATGCCGTGCGACACGCCGTGGCCGGGGTCGATGCGGTCTTCCACAACGGGGCCAAGGCCGGCGCATGGGGCAGCTATGACAGCTACTTCCAGGCCAACGTGGTGGGCACCGACAACGTGATTGCCGCCTGTCGCGAACACGGCGTGGGCAAGCTGATCTACACCTCCACGCCCAGCGTGACCCACCGCGCCACCCATCCGGTGGAAGGGCTGGGGGCCGACGAGGTGCCTTACGGCGAAGACTTCCAGGCGCCCTACGCGGCCACCAAGACCCTCGCCGAGCAGCGTGTGCTGGCCGCCAACGATGCCACCCTGGCCACGGTGGCGCTGCGCCCGCGGCTGATCTGGGGCCCGGGCGACCAGCAACTGGTGCCACGCCTTGCCGAACGCGCGCGCGCGGGCCGGCTGCGCTTCGTCGGCGACGGTACCAACCTGGTCGACACGACCTACATCGACAATGCCGCGCTGGCCCATTTCCTGGCCTTTGAACACCTCGCCCCCGGCGCGGCGTGCGCGGGCAAGGCGTACTTCATCTCCAACGGCGAACCGTTGCCGATGCGCGAGCTGCTCAACAAGCTGATGGCCGCCGTGGGCGCCCCGGCGGTGGAGAAGTCGATCAGCTTCAAGACCGCCTACCGCATCGGCGCGGTGGCCGAACGCCTGTGGCCGCTGCTGCGCCTGCGCGGCGAACCGCCGATGACCCGCTTCCTGGCCGAGCAGCTGTGCACGCCGCACTGGTACAGCATGGAGCCGGCGCGCCGCGACTTCGGCTACGTGCCGCAGGTGAGCATTGACGAAGGCCTCACGAGGCTGAAGTCTTCATCGCGCGCAGAGGGCGCCATCACTTCCTGA
- the oleC gene encoding olefin beta-lactone synthetase, translated as MNSPVNIAARLPELARERPDQIAIRCPGKPGPGGMAAYDVTLDYRTLNARSDALAAGLAAHGIGRGVRAVVMVRPSPEFFLLMFALFKNGAVPVLVDPGIDKRALKQCLEEAQPQAFIGIGLAHVARLVLRWCPGVKTRVTVGRRWGWGGTTLARIEADGARAPQPMAATDGEDVAAILFTSGSTGVPKGVVYRHRHFVGQVDLLRAAFGMEAGGVDLPTFPPFALFDPALGLTSVIPDMDPTRPAKADPRKLHDAIARFGITQLFGSPALMRVLADHGQPLQGVRRVTSAGAPVPPDVVARIRRLLPDDAQFWTPYGATECLPVAVIEGRELDSTRQATEAGAGTCVGRVVAPNQVRIIAIDDAPLPQWSQVRELAVGEVGEITVAGPTATDSYFNRPQATAAAKISEVLVDGRTQVVHRMGDVGYFDAQGRLWFCGRKTQRLETAHGPLYTEQVEPVFNALDGIARTALVGVGPAGRQRPVLCVELQPGAADTPALRERLRHEADAHPHTTRIEQFLMHPGFPVDIRHNAKIGREKLAVWAATQVETHA; from the coding sequence ATGAACAGCCCCGTCAACATCGCCGCCCGCCTGCCCGAGCTGGCCCGTGAGCGCCCCGACCAGATTGCCATCCGCTGCCCGGGAAAGCCCGGCCCCGGCGGCATGGCGGCCTATGACGTCACCCTGGACTACCGCACCCTCAACGCACGCAGCGACGCGCTGGCCGCCGGCCTGGCCGCGCATGGCATCGGCCGTGGCGTGCGCGCGGTGGTGATGGTGCGGCCGTCCCCGGAATTCTTCCTGCTGATGTTCGCGCTGTTCAAGAACGGCGCGGTGCCGGTGCTGGTCGACCCCGGCATCGACAAGCGCGCGCTCAAACAGTGCCTGGAAGAGGCCCAGCCGCAGGCCTTCATCGGCATCGGCCTGGCCCACGTGGCGCGGCTGGTGCTGCGCTGGTGCCCGGGGGTGAAGACGCGGGTGACGGTGGGCCGGCGCTGGGGCTGGGGCGGCACCACGCTGGCCCGCATCGAGGCCGATGGCGCGCGGGCGCCGCAGCCGATGGCCGCCACCGACGGCGAGGATGTCGCCGCGATCCTGTTCACCAGCGGCTCCACCGGGGTGCCCAAGGGCGTGGTCTACCGCCACCGCCACTTCGTGGGCCAGGTCGACCTGCTGCGTGCCGCCTTCGGCATGGAGGCCGGCGGCGTCGACCTGCCGACCTTCCCGCCGTTTGCCCTGTTCGACCCGGCGCTGGGCCTGACCTCGGTGATCCCGGACATGGACCCCACGCGCCCGGCCAAGGCCGACCCGCGCAAGCTGCACGACGCCATCGCCCGCTTCGGCATCACCCAGCTGTTCGGCTCGCCGGCGCTGATGCGCGTGCTCGCCGACCATGGCCAGCCGCTGCAGGGCGTGCGCCGGGTTACCTCGGCCGGCGCGCCGGTGCCGCCGGACGTGGTGGCGCGGATCCGCCGGCTGCTGCCCGATGACGCGCAGTTCTGGACCCCGTACGGCGCCACCGAGTGCCTGCCGGTGGCGGTCATCGAAGGGCGCGAGCTGGACAGCACGCGCCAGGCCACCGAGGCCGGCGCCGGCACCTGCGTGGGCCGCGTGGTGGCGCCCAACCAGGTGCGCATCATCGCCATCGACGACGCGCCGCTGCCGCAGTGGTCGCAGGTACGCGAACTGGCGGTGGGCGAGGTGGGCGAGATCACCGTGGCCGGCCCGACCGCCACCGACAGCTACTTCAACCGCCCCCAGGCCACGGCCGCGGCCAAGATCAGCGAAGTGCTGGTCGATGGCCGCACCCAGGTAGTGCACCGCATGGGCGATGTGGGCTACTTCGACGCGCAGGGCCGGTTGTGGTTCTGCGGGCGCAAGACCCAGCGGCTGGAAACCGCGCACGGCCCGCTGTACACCGAACAGGTGGAGCCGGTGTTCAATGCGCTGGACGGCATCGCCCGCACCGCGCTGGTCGGCGTGGGGCCGGCCGGCCGGCAGCGGCCGGTGCTGTGCGTGGAGCTGCAGCCCGGCGCGGCCGATACGCCGGCGCTGCGCGAGCGCCTGCGCCACGAGGCCGACGCGCACCCGCACACCACCCGCATCGAACAGTTCCTGATGCACCCGGGCTTCCCGGTGGATATCCGCCACAACGCCAAGATCGGCCGCGAGAAGCTGGCTGTCTGGGCCGCAACCCAAGTGGAAACGCACGCATGA
- a CDS encoding YkgJ family cysteine cluster protein has protein sequence MSHPCLTCGACCTQYRVAFHWMESDEVTPGGVPHELTQVLDPHRLCMRGTLSKPVYCVALDAEIGVYSRCTIHPNRPSVCREVDASWEYGKASPQCDKARVAHGMPALTLADWRWRDAADNDDDHPDDNGSSPAPQAPIAA, from the coding sequence ATGTCCCATCCCTGCCTCACCTGCGGCGCCTGCTGCACCCAGTACCGTGTGGCGTTCCACTGGATGGAATCGGACGAGGTCACCCCCGGTGGCGTGCCGCATGAACTGACCCAGGTGCTGGACCCGCACCGGCTGTGCATGCGCGGCACCCTGTCCAAGCCGGTGTACTGCGTGGCGCTGGATGCGGAGATCGGCGTGTATTCCCGCTGCACCATCCACCCCAACCGGCCCAGCGTGTGCCGCGAGGTGGACGCCTCGTGGGAGTACGGCAAGGCCAGCCCGCAGTGCGACAAGGCGCGGGTAGCGCACGGCATGCCGGCCCTGACCCTGGCCGATTGGCGCTGGCGGGACGCAGCGGACAACGATGATGATCATCCCGACGACAACGGCAGTTCGCCGGCCCCGCAGGCGCCGATCGCGGCGTGA
- a CDS encoding alpha/beta fold hydrolase, whose translation MPQLPGYPAHPQRFEVRPGLSMNYLDEGPRDGEVVVMVHGNPSWSYYWRTLVAGLSDTYRCIVPDHIGMGLSDKPDDAHYDYTLQSRVDDLDALLRHLGITGPVTLAVHDWGGMIGFGWALSHHAQVKRLVVLNTAAFPMPAAKKMPWQIALGRHWKVGEWIIRTFNAFSSGASWLGVERRMPADVRRAYVSPYNSYANRISTIRFMQDIPLTPADKAWSLLARAGEALPSFADRPAFIGWGLRDFVFDHHFLAGFQAALPQAQVHAFEDAGHYVLEDKHEVLVPKIRAFLDANQI comes from the coding sequence ATGCCCCAGCTTCCCGGTTACCCCGCCCACCCGCAGCGTTTCGAGGTCCGCCCCGGCCTGTCGATGAATTACCTCGACGAAGGCCCGCGCGACGGCGAGGTGGTGGTGATGGTCCATGGCAACCCGTCGTGGAGCTATTACTGGCGCACGCTGGTGGCCGGGCTGTCGGATACATACCGCTGCATCGTGCCCGACCACATCGGCATGGGCCTGTCGGACAAGCCCGATGACGCGCATTACGACTACACGCTGCAGTCGCGCGTGGACGACCTGGACGCGCTGCTTCGGCACTTGGGCATCACCGGCCCGGTCACCCTGGCCGTGCACGACTGGGGCGGCATGATCGGCTTCGGCTGGGCGCTGTCGCACCATGCGCAGGTGAAACGGCTGGTGGTGCTCAACACCGCGGCGTTCCCGATGCCGGCGGCCAAGAAGATGCCGTGGCAGATCGCGCTGGGCCGGCACTGGAAGGTGGGCGAGTGGATCATCCGCACGTTCAACGCGTTTTCCTCCGGCGCCTCGTGGCTGGGCGTGGAGCGCAGGATGCCGGCCGACGTGCGCCGGGCTTACGTGTCGCCGTACAACAGCTACGCCAACCGCATCAGCACCATCCGCTTCATGCAGGACATCCCGCTGACGCCGGCCGACAAGGCCTGGTCGCTGCTGGCGCGCGCCGGTGAGGCGCTGCCGTCGTTCGCCGACCGCCCGGCCTTCATCGGCTGGGGCCTGCGTGACTTCGTGTTCGACCACCACTTCCTGGCCGGCTTCCAGGCCGCGCTGCCGCAGGCCCAGGTGCATGCCTTCGAGGATGCCGGGCATTACGTGCTGGAAGACAAGCACGAGGTGCTGGTGCCGAAGATCCGGGCGTTCCTGGACGCCAACCAGATCTGA
- a CDS encoding 3-oxoacyl-ACP synthase III, with protein MLFKNVSIAGLAHIDAPHTLTSKEINERLQPTLDRLGIRTDVLGDIAGIHARRLWDADMLASDAATLAARKALEDAGIGADKIGLLVNTSVSRDYLEPSTASIVSGNLGVGDECMTFDVANACLAFINGMDIAARMLERGEIDYALIVDGETANLVYEKTLERMALPGVTADDFRNEMAALTLGCGAAAMVMARTELVPDAPRYRGGVTRSATEWNQLCRGNLDRMVTDTRMLLIEGIKLAQKTFVAAREALGWAVDELDQFVIHQVSQPHTAAFIKNFGIDPKKVMTIFGEHGNIGPASVPIVLSKLKELGRLKKGDRIALLGIGSGLNCSMAEVVW; from the coding sequence ATGCTCTTCAAGAATGTCTCTATCGCCGGCCTGGCGCACATCGACGCGCCGCACACGCTGACGTCCAAGGAAATCAACGAACGTCTGCAGCCGACGCTGGATCGTCTGGGCATCCGTACCGACGTGCTCGGCGACATCGCCGGCATCCACGCCCGCCGCCTGTGGGACGCGGACATGCTCGCCTCCGACGCGGCCACCCTGGCGGCCCGCAAGGCGCTGGAAGACGCCGGCATCGGCGCCGACAAGATCGGCCTGCTGGTCAACACCTCGGTCAGCCGCGACTACCTGGAGCCGTCCACGGCCAGCATCGTCTCGGGCAACCTGGGCGTGGGCGACGAATGCATGACCTTCGACGTCGCCAATGCCTGCCTGGCCTTCATCAACGGCATGGACATCGCTGCGCGCATGCTTGAGCGCGGTGAGATCGACTACGCCCTGATCGTCGATGGCGAAACCGCCAACCTGGTCTACGAGAAGACCCTCGAGCGCATGGCCCTGCCGGGCGTGACTGCCGACGACTTCCGCAACGAGATGGCCGCCCTGACCCTGGGCTGCGGTGCCGCTGCCATGGTGATGGCGCGTACCGAGCTGGTGCCCGATGCCCCGCGTTACCGCGGTGGCGTGACCCGCTCGGCCACCGAGTGGAACCAGCTGTGCCGCGGCAACCTGGACCGCATGGTCACCGACACCCGCATGCTGCTGATCGAAGGCATCAAGCTGGCGCAGAAGACCTTCGTCGCCGCGCGCGAAGCGCTGGGCTGGGCGGTGGACGAACTGGACCAGTTCGTCATCCACCAGGTCAGCCAGCCGCACACCGCCGCGTTCATCAAGAACTTCGGCATCGACCCGAAGAAGGTCATGACCATCTTCGGCGAGCACGGCAACATCGGCCCGGCCTCGGTGCCGATCGTGCTGAGCAAGCTCAAGGAGCTGGGCCGCCTGAAGAAGGGCGACCGCATCGCGCTGCTGGGCATCGGTTCGGGCCTGAACTGCTCGATGGCCGAAGTGGTCTGGTAA
- a CDS encoding DUF4156 domain-containing protein, translating to MRVLLISLLTLSATACTWVPIEPVGKTVRVLPAGQVPSGCQTKGEVVVTVKSKVGFYNRNPLRVQEELETLARNEAPSAGANAVQAAGQPADGSQRFLAFQCPPR from the coding sequence ATGCGCGTTCTTCTGATTTCCCTGCTCACCCTCAGCGCCACCGCCTGCACCTGGGTGCCGATCGAACCGGTGGGCAAGACCGTGCGCGTGCTGCCGGCCGGGCAGGTGCCCAGCGGCTGCCAGACCAAGGGCGAGGTGGTGGTGACGGTCAAGAGCAAGGTGGGCTTCTACAACCGCAACCCCTTGCGCGTGCAGGAAGAACTGGAAACCCTGGCACGCAACGAAGCCCCCAGCGCCGGGGCCAATGCGGTCCAGGCCGCCGGCCAGCCGGCCGATGGCAGCCAGCGCTTTCTGGCCTTCCAGTGCCCGCCGCGCTGA